One window of the Montipora foliosa isolate CH-2021 chromosome 4, ASM3666993v2, whole genome shotgun sequence genome contains the following:
- the LOC138000960 gene encoding zinc finger MYM-type protein 1-like, producing MQNIAVRGHEESRKDIWEVSDINRGNFLELLHLRYKDLPWLQSNLQAQLQLHAQWTSPSIQNELLAIVSDLVLERITTEVRKSGYFGIIMDGTSDISRTEEVSLCLRYVINGETKETFVGFFATASTEGEVLYELAKTAINKLDLRLENIAECFGIRKGLAKRMKECSPLGIYVHCYDHLLNLALQDTMTENETLRNTLGTIQSLYNFLHGSTKRHALFKDIEIHEEDIALTLKSLSTTRWSCRWAAVRAVLEQVPRIMEALVTLSKDRDPKTYSESNSLLHSICDFEFVYGLMVLKLILSNTDNLSRYLQGQQMDVITAKKTADAVVKTLSNCRNEESFTLMWSHADIIAQKNQNRNRGYAIYLQRCQVYYTSIDKVVSELQSRFEGNDQEVLCALGEIVISRSPSINNIQTVSNFYGVDSEMLSSEKSSFENYDCGDPFQRKNAAMMVKTMHQNGLHDILPVLYKVASILATIPATSCSAERSFSAHRRIKTFLRSTMGQDRLSSIAVINIEREYANKTMQNDMHRIIDIFGRRSNRSSYFF from the exons ATGCAAAATATTGCTGTTAGAGGCCATGAAGAAAGTCGAAAGGATATCTGGGAAGTGTCAGATATAAACAGAGGAAACTTCCTCGAATTACTCCATTTACGATACAAAGACTTGCCATGGCTGCAGTCAAATCTCCAGGCACAGCTCCAGTTGCATGCTCAATGGACATCACCCAGTATCCAAAATGAGCTACTTGCAATAGTGTCAGACCTTGTGCTTGAGAGAATCACGACAGAAGTAAGGAAGAGTGGTTACTTTGGAATCATCATGGATGGAACTTCAGACATCAGTAGAACCGAAGAGGTATCCTTGTGCCTCAGGTACGTTATCAATGGtgagacaaaagaaactttcgttGGTTTCTTTGCCACTGCTTCTACGGAGGGGGAAGTTCTGTACGAGCTCgcaaaaacagccataaatAAGCTGGATTTAAGGTTGGAAAACATTGCCGAATGCTTTGGTATTCGCAAGGGCCTTGCTAAGCGTATGAAGGAATGTTCACCTCTCGGAATATATGTACATTGTTATGATCATCTTTTAAATTTGGCTCTTCAGGACACCATGACTGAAAATGAAACTCTCCGTAATACCCTCGGTACAATCCAGAGTCTTTACAATTTCTTACACGGGAGTACCAAGCGCCATGCCTTATTCAAGGACATTGAAATTCATGAAGAGGATATTGCCCTTACATTAAAATCTTTGAGTACCACTAGATGGTCGTGTCGCTGGGCGGCGGTGAGGGCCGTGCTAGAACAAGTGCCGAGGATAATGGAAGCCCTGGTCACTTTATCAAAGGATCGCGATCCCAAGACCTACAGCGAAAGTAATTCGCTTCTCCACTcaatttgtgactttgaattcgtttatgGCTTGATGGTTTTGAAGCTCATCTTATCCAACACTGATAATTTGAGTAGATATCTACAGGGACAACAGATGGATGTCATCACTGCCAAGAAGACTGCTGATGCTGTTGTTAAGACACTGAGCAATTGTCGCAATGAAGAGAGCTTTACTCTGATGTGGTCACATGCTGATATTATAgcgcaaaaaaatcaaaataggaATCGAGGGTACGCAATTTACCTTCAGAGATGCCAAG TTTATTACACAAGCATTGACAAAGTCGTCAGTGAACTTCAATCAAGGTTTGAGGGCAATGACCAGGAGGTTTTGTGCGCATTGGGCGAAATCGTTATCAGCCGTTCCCCAAGCATCAACAACATCCAGACTGTATCAAATTTCTATGGCGTGGATAGCGAAATGCTATCAAGTGAGAAGTCAAGCTTTGAAAACTACGACTGCGGGGACCCATTCCAGAGAAAAAACGCAGCCATGATGGTAAAGACCATGCATCAAAATGGCCTCCATGACATTTTACCTGTTCTGTATAAAGTTGCCTCCATCCTGGCCACAATTCCTGCAACCTCTTGCTCTGCTGAAAGGTCTTTCAGCGCCCATCGCCGCATCAAGACATTTTTAAGATCCACAATGGGACAAGACCGACTTAGCAGTATCGCCgttattaacattgaaagagAGTATGCAAACAAGACAATGCAGAATGACATGCACAGGATTATTGACATATTTGGGCGTCGGAGTAATCGTTCTTCATACTTCTTTTAA
- the LOC137999579 gene encoding uncharacterized protein, with the protein MYLRTLEDNRTMSLKLIIVFLLLSFIGITLSKYVENENKQAYLRGSRFSNKETADKRTKILERNTLKELGGPMKLSGKREDENEKISFVTGKGVLHCLTCILANCGEAAVECESFPEPGIIPCLLERCAIYAAECFDVCFRKGMTK; encoded by the exons ATGTATCTTAGAACCCTCGAAGACAACCGCACCATGTCTCTGAAGCTGATCATTGTTTTCCTGTTGCTCAGTTTTATAGGAATAACTCTGTCCAAATATGTAGAGAACGAAAACAAGCAGGCTTACTTGCGAGGATCTAGATTCTCCAACAAAG AAACCGCAGACAAACGCACTAAGATTTTGGAAAGAAATACGTTGAAGGAACTGGGTGGACCCATGAAGCTCAGTGGAAAGCGAGAAGACGAAAACGAGAAAATCTCCTTTGTTACTG gtaAAGGGGTATTGCATTGTTTAACATGCATCCTCGCGAACTGCGGTGAAGCTGCTGTGGAATGCGAGTCGTTTCCAGAGCCTGGAATAATTCCATGTCTGTTGGAGAGATGTGCTATCTACGCTGCAGAGTGCTTTGATGTCTGCTTTCGCAAGGGAatgaccaaataa